One genomic segment of Chloroflexota bacterium includes these proteins:
- a CDS encoding thiamine diphosphokinase, with translation MNIVIVANGELENHPRLRDLWRAADLRIAANGGAVNARQHLALTPHVVIGDFDSLDDATREWCASARFIQHPRDKDATDLELALDLARARGATTITILGANGGRFDQAFANVMLLAKLASARVIAKIAGANFDAWVAWERADIAGRIGDTVSLIPLSARIEHIVTRGLKYPLRDETLLLGHARGVSNQLVEEHATITWANGLLLVVHLFAM, from the coding sequence ATGAACATCGTGATTGTGGCGAACGGCGAATTGGAAAATCATCCGCGCTTGCGCGACCTGTGGCGCGCGGCGGATTTAAGAATCGCCGCGAATGGCGGCGCGGTGAACGCGCGCCAACATCTCGCCCTGACCCCGCACGTTGTCATCGGCGATTTCGATTCGCTGGACGACGCGACGCGCGAGTGGTGCGCGAGCGCCAGGTTCATCCAACACCCGCGCGATAAAGACGCGACCGATCTCGAACTCGCGCTCGACCTGGCGCGCGCGCGCGGCGCGACGACGATCACGATCCTGGGTGCAAACGGCGGACGCTTTGACCAGGCATTCGCCAACGTAATGCTCCTCGCCAAACTCGCCTCCGCGCGCGTCATCGCGAAAATCGCCGGCGCGAATTTCGACGCATGGGTCGCGTGGGAACGCGCGGACATTGCAGGGCGCATCGGCGATACCGTGTCGCTCATCCCACTCAGCGCGCGCATCGAGCACATCGTCACGCGCGGACTCAAGTATCCGTTGCGCGATGAGACCTTATTGCTCGGTCACGCGCGCGGCGTCAGCAATCAACTCGTTGAAGAACACGCGACGATAACCTGGGCAAACGGATTGTTGCTCGTCGTGCATCTGTTCGCGATGTGA